Proteins from a genomic interval of Yoonia sp. GPGPB17:
- a CDS encoding LLM class flavin-dependent oxidoreductase, which translates to MTIVPVTSADLDAAEVSWFSALCSDDYQFLGVPDGDLRSSWEHCRDIALTAEKQGFRNILAPSSYQVGQDTLSFVSGMAPLTEKINFLAAIRCGEVQPIMLARTIATLDHMLKGRLTLNVISSDFPGEVAESAFRYKRSHEVVEILRKCWTQDEVSYDGDIYQISKLSTDPARPYQQNGGPLLYFGGYSPAALELCGAQCDVYLMWPEPLEQLEQRMKDVNARAEAHNRTLDYGLRVHMIVRDTEAEAKEYADCIASKLDDEYGKLIRDRAHDSISLGVAHQAKARELADKFGYVEPGLWTGVGRARSGCGAALVGSTDQVMSKIEAYQKMGIRAFIFSGYPHIDEAEHFGARVMPHLKTCSLPHAYGRVPSETPATPLGTGPRR; encoded by the coding sequence ATGACCATCGTTCCGGTCACCAGCGCCGATCTTGATGCGGCCGAAGTCTCCTGGTTTTCCGCCCTTTGCTCTGACGATTATCAGTTCCTTGGTGTGCCCGATGGCGACTTGCGTTCCTCTTGGGAACACTGCCGCGACATCGCTTTGACCGCAGAGAAGCAAGGGTTCCGCAACATTCTCGCGCCCTCGTCCTATCAGGTTGGCCAAGACACCCTTTCCTTCGTCTCAGGCATGGCGCCGCTCACCGAAAAGATCAATTTCCTGGCCGCCATCCGCTGTGGTGAGGTGCAACCGATCATGCTGGCCCGCACCATTGCAACGCTGGATCACATGCTCAAGGGGCGACTGACGCTCAACGTCATCAGCTCTGACTTCCCCGGCGAAGTGGCCGAAAGCGCCTTCCGCTACAAGCGGTCGCACGAAGTGGTCGAGATTCTGCGCAAATGCTGGACGCAAGATGAGGTCAGCTACGACGGCGACATCTATCAAATCTCCAAGCTTTCGACCGACCCTGCCCGGCCTTACCAGCAAAATGGCGGTCCGCTGCTCTACTTTGGCGGCTACTCGCCCGCAGCACTCGAACTCTGCGGTGCGCAATGCGACGTCTATCTGATGTGGCCAGAGCCCTTAGAGCAGCTTGAACAGCGCATGAAAGACGTGAATGCCCGGGCCGAAGCCCATAACCGTACGCTGGACTATGGCCTGCGCGTCCACATGATCGTCCGCGACACGGAAGCAGAAGCCAAAGAATACGCCGATTGCATTGCCTCCAAGCTCGATGATGAATACGGCAAACTGATCCGCGACCGCGCCCATGACAGCATTTCACTGGGCGTAGCCCACCAAGCCAAAGCCCGCGAACTGGCCGATAAATTCGGCTATGTCGAACCCGGCCTTTGGACCGGCGTCGGGCGCGCCCGTTCCGGCTGTGGCGCCGCTTTGGTTGGTTCCACCGATCAAGTGATGAGCAAAATCGAGGCCTATCAAAAGATGGGTATCCGTGCTTTCATCTTCTCAGGCTACCCGCACATTGACGAAGCAGAACACTTCGGCGCGCGCGTTATGCCGCATCTGAAAACATGCTCGCTGCCCCACGCATACGGGCGCGTGCCATCCGAAACACCAGCGACCCCATTGGGCACAGGACCACGCCGTTGA
- a CDS encoding GntR family transcriptional regulator, whose protein sequence is MATTSALPKFIQLSEMLIREIAAGHLADGARLPPERDMADDLGVAVGTLRKALADVEAKGLLDRVQGSGNYVRHRPAVDSVYAFFRLELLKGGGLPTAEVLSVDRLTKPDGFARLGGHTEGHRIRRVRSLDGIVIALEEIWLDGAQRATVAVSDLSDSLYHFYRHELGLVIGSVEDRIGVDTMPDWTPEVFHLNAGAAVGYIERVSWTATKQPAEFSRTWYDAKRANYISRMGKG, encoded by the coding sequence ATGGCGACAACCTCTGCTTTGCCGAAATTCATTCAGCTGAGTGAAATGCTGATCCGCGAGATTGCTGCGGGGCATCTGGCAGATGGCGCACGACTGCCGCCCGAACGTGATATGGCGGATGATCTGGGCGTTGCCGTGGGCACATTACGTAAGGCATTGGCGGACGTTGAAGCCAAAGGGCTGCTGGACCGCGTGCAAGGGTCTGGCAACTATGTGCGACACCGGCCCGCGGTCGATTCCGTCTATGCGTTCTTTCGGTTGGAATTGCTGAAAGGTGGTGGGTTGCCGACCGCGGAGGTATTGTCGGTGGATCGCTTGACCAAGCCTGACGGCTTTGCGCGCTTGGGTGGTCATACCGAGGGGCACCGTATTCGACGCGTGCGATCTCTGGACGGTATTGTGATTGCTTTGGAAGAGATCTGGCTGGATGGGGCGCAGCGTGCCACGGTCGCCGTGTCAGATCTATCGGACTCACTTTATCACTTCTATCGTCATGAATTGGGCCTCGTGATCGGCTCGGTCGAGGATCGTATCGGGGTTGACACAATGCCAGACTGGACACCGGAGGTATTTCACCTCAATGCAGGCGCGGCGGTGGGGTACATCGAGCGGGTCAGTTGGACGGCGACCAAACAGCCCGCAGAATTTTCGCGCACTTGGTATGATGCCAAGCGCGCCAACTACATCTCTCGTATGGGAAAAGGTTAA
- the dusA gene encoding tRNA dihydrouridine(20/20a) synthase DusA, which translates to MKLDQHARLSVAPMMDWTDRHCRYLHRLMSHHTLLSTEMVTAPAIIHGDRDRLLGFCADEYPVALQLGGSDPAQLAEAARIAEGYGYAEINLNCGCPSDRVQSGSFGAILMENPSLVAACVAAMIAAVRIPVTVKCRIGVDDQDPHIVLPDFLAQVSAAGVDRFSVHARKAWLQGLSPKENRDVPPLDYDLVMEMKGLFPHLHLSINGGIATLDQAEGFLSRGLDGVMIGRAAYHTPAEILLNADAQIYGDPLGRTAEEVVHLMLPYIADHLAQGGRLGQVSRHMLGLFQGRPGARGWRRHLSENAHADGAGPAVVLAALDHVTRLAA; encoded by the coding sequence ATGAAACTGGATCAACATGCGCGTCTCTCGGTGGCCCCGATGATGGACTGGACAGATCGGCATTGCCGGTATCTGCATCGTCTGATGTCGCACCATACCTTACTGTCTACCGAAATGGTCACTGCACCGGCCATCATCCATGGTGACCGGGATCGGCTTTTGGGGTTTTGTGCGGATGAGTACCCCGTTGCCTTGCAACTGGGCGGTTCGGACCCGGCCCAACTGGCAGAAGCAGCGCGTATTGCAGAAGGCTATGGGTATGCTGAGATTAACCTGAACTGCGGATGTCCGTCGGATCGTGTGCAATCAGGCAGCTTCGGCGCAATACTGATGGAAAACCCAAGTTTGGTGGCAGCCTGTGTCGCGGCGATGATCGCTGCTGTGCGTATTCCGGTCACGGTCAAATGCCGCATTGGTGTTGATGATCAAGATCCGCATATCGTGCTGCCCGACTTTCTAGCCCAAGTGTCGGCTGCCGGGGTTGACCGGTTTTCCGTGCATGCGCGCAAGGCGTGGTTGCAGGGGTTGTCCCCGAAAGAGAACCGCGACGTACCTCCACTTGATTACGATTTAGTCATGGAAATGAAGGGTTTGTTTCCTCATCTTCATCTTTCAATCAATGGCGGTATTGCGACGTTGGATCAGGCTGAGGGTTTTTTGTCACGAGGTCTGGATGGCGTGATGATTGGCCGTGCGGCCTATCATACGCCTGCCGAAATATTGCTGAACGCTGATGCGCAGATTTATGGTGATCCGTTGGGACGGACGGCGGAAGAGGTCGTGCATCTGATGCTGCCTTACATTGCGGATCACCTTGCGCAGGGTGGGCGATTGGGTCAGGTAAGCCGCCACATGCTGGGCTTGTTTCAGGGGCGTCCCGGCGCACGCGGTTGGCGCAGGCATTTGTCTGAAAACGCCCATGCGGACGGGGCAGGTCCGGCGGTGGTGCTGGCGGCTTTGGACCACGTGACAAGATTGGCAGCTTAG
- a CDS encoding helix-turn-helix transcriptional regulator, which yields MRRADRLMQLVQILRDGSLHRASDLARATDVSLRTIYRDMETLAASGVPIEGERGIGYRVTAAITLPPLNLTMTEMEALHLGLNAVRHSDDAELSAAARALSDKLDAVIPEDRSRAPNGSGFAIYPFADAARGFQHLPMLRQAVRTRQKLEVVLQDKTRTVRPLRLDYWGRLWTCVVWCETTNQFDEIRVDQITSQRILPSLFVDEAGKGLADYNRLKT from the coding sequence ATGCGCCGTGCCGACCGCCTGATGCAGCTTGTTCAGATCCTGCGGGATGGGTCGCTTCATCGCGCATCTGATCTTGCGCGTGCCACCGATGTCTCTCTCCGCACGATCTATCGCGATATGGAAACCTTGGCCGCGTCAGGCGTGCCAATCGAAGGCGAACGCGGGATCGGATATCGTGTCACCGCGGCCATCACTCTGCCGCCGCTGAACCTGACCATGACCGAGATGGAAGCTTTGCATCTTGGCCTCAACGCCGTCAGACACAGTGACGATGCAGAGCTTTCAGCAGCGGCCCGCGCGCTTTCCGACAAACTTGATGCTGTCATACCAGAGGATCGCAGCCGCGCACCCAATGGCTCGGGCTTTGCAATATACCCTTTTGCGGATGCCGCGCGTGGGTTTCAGCATCTCCCAATGCTAAGACAGGCCGTGCGGACCCGCCAAAAGTTGGAAGTTGTGCTCCAAGACAAGACCCGCACAGTTCGCCCCCTGCGATTGGATTACTGGGGGCGCTTATGGACCTGTGTGGTCTGGTGCGAGACGACCAATCAATTCGATGAAATCCGTGTCGATCAGATCACCAGCCAGCGAATCCTGCCTAGTCTTTTTGTGGATGAAGCCGGAAAGGGTCTGGCCGACTACAATCGCCTCAAGACCTAA
- a CDS encoding twin-arginine translocase TatA/TatE family subunit, which translates to MLNNIGLPGLLLIAVVVLVLFGRGKISSLMGEVGKGITAFKKGVDDGKQEIEDSMAEAKDVTPEEEKDKV; encoded by the coding sequence ATGCTTAACAATATTGGCCTTCCCGGTCTTCTGCTGATTGCCGTTGTCGTTCTGGTCCTGTTTGGCCGCGGCAAGATTTCCAGCCTGATGGGCGAAGTCGGCAAAGGTATCACCGCTTTCAAAAAGGGTGTTGATGACGGCAAGCAGGAAATCGAAGACAGCATGGCCGAAGCCAAAGACGTGACCCCTGAAGAAGAAAAAGACAAAGTCTGA
- the tatB gene encoding Sec-independent protein translocase protein TatB, with protein MFGLGWSEMLVVGIVALIVIGPKDLPGLFRTMGQFTGKARMMAREFSNAMNQAADQAGVKEVSKTLNAAANPTKFGADKLKEATGMTKGPATAELSAERQAAKEKMSKAMGDAAIARKAKEAEEAAAAAVEAPESPAPEAKS; from the coding sequence ATGTTTGGCCTTGGTTGGAGCGAAATGCTGGTTGTCGGCATTGTGGCGCTGATTGTGATCGGCCCCAAAGACCTGCCCGGTCTGTTCCGCACAATGGGGCAGTTTACCGGCAAAGCGCGTATGATGGCGCGTGAGTTCTCGAACGCGATGAATCAAGCCGCCGATCAGGCAGGCGTGAAAGAGGTGTCCAAGACGCTCAACGCTGCGGCCAACCCTACAAAGTTCGGCGCCGATAAGCTGAAAGAAGCGACAGGCATGACCAAGGGGCCAGCAACGGCAGAGCTTTCCGCCGAACGTCAAGCGGCAAAAGAAAAGATGAGCAAGGCGATGGGCGATGCCGCGATTGCACGCAAGGCGAAGGAAGCTGAAGAAGCAGCAGCGGCTGCTGTTGAGGCGCCTGAAAGCCCCGCACCTGAGGCAAAATCATGA
- the tatC gene encoding twin-arginine translocase subunit TatC gives MSTQDDIEDSSAPLLEHLAELRSRLIYSVMAFLVGMIICFSFGGMLLDFLLGPIERTMRDLGNPNPVMQYTAPQEYFFTLIRISVVGGLTISFPVIAYQLWRFVAPGLYRNEKNAFLPFLVASPVLFVIGAAFAHYIVVPLAMAFFLGFADLPSFVSAIMVGAVPPPPGTELLPGAAGGLSLPSVAPSTSEGVDIVFNGKVNETLDITLKMIVAFGVCFQLPVLLTLMGSAGLASSRGLRGTRKYAVVGILIVAALVTPPDVTTQLILFVVVYGLYEISIHLVAAVERKKDRVARAEGIIGEDESLFDIDDDDLSEGEAAADAAENADPKT, from the coding sequence ATGAGCACCCAAGACGACATCGAAGACAGCTCTGCCCCGCTGCTCGAGCACCTTGCTGAGCTGCGCTCGCGTCTGATCTATTCCGTCATGGCGTTCCTTGTCGGCATGATCATTTGTTTCTCGTTTGGCGGTATGCTGCTTGATTTTCTGCTGGGCCCAATTGAACGGACCATGCGGGATCTTGGCAACCCGAACCCTGTGATGCAGTACACTGCGCCGCAGGAGTACTTCTTTACCTTGATCCGGATTTCGGTTGTTGGTGGTTTGACGATTTCATTCCCTGTCATTGCCTATCAGTTGTGGCGCTTTGTAGCGCCCGGTTTGTACCGCAATGAAAAGAATGCGTTTTTGCCGTTCCTTGTCGCCTCACCGGTTCTGTTCGTGATTGGCGCGGCTTTCGCGCATTACATTGTTGTGCCGTTGGCCATGGCGTTTTTTCTGGGTTTTGCTGATCTGCCGTCCTTTGTGTCGGCGATCATGGTCGGTGCCGTCCCGCCGCCACCAGGGACCGAACTTTTGCCCGGTGCCGCCGGTGGTCTGAGCCTGCCTAGCGTTGCGCCATCGACCTCGGAAGGGGTCGATATTGTCTTTAACGGTAAGGTGAACGAGACGCTTGATATCACGCTCAAGATGATCGTGGCATTTGGTGTATGTTTTCAGTTGCCTGTGTTGCTGACGTTGATGGGTTCTGCCGGATTGGCCAGTTCGCGCGGTTTGCGTGGCACACGGAAATATGCCGTGGTTGGTATCCTGATTGTGGCCGCCCTTGTGACGCCACCGGATGTCACAACGCAGCTGATCCTTTTTGTGGTGGTCTATGGGCTTTATGAGATTTCCATCCACCTTGTAGCGGCGGTTGAGCGCAAGAAAGATCGGGTTGCCCGCGCAGAAGGGATCATTGGCGAAGATGAGAGCCTCTTTGACATCGACGATGATGATCTCAGTGAGGGTGAAGCCGCAGCGGATGCTGCTGAGAATGCGGATCCCAAGACGTGA
- a CDS encoding ATP-binding protein yields the protein MSKKTLKRIAAALERISPAPEAAPDFAAASAFVWHPDPDRLEPVGRVNRVGVELLVGVDRSRDTLITNTVQFASGLPANNALLWGARGMGKSSLVKAVHGAVHADHPSLKIVEVQREDLPTIGRCLNLLRGADARFILFCDDLSFGHDDAHYKSLKAVLDGGIEGRPENVVLYATSNRRHLMPRDMIENERSTAISPSEAVEEKVSLSDRFGLWLGFHPCDQDEYLAMIRGYCDAYGVMIDDVTLRAEAIEWQATRGSRSGRVAWQYFTDLAGRQGVSLA from the coding sequence GTGAGCAAGAAGACCTTGAAGCGGATTGCAGCGGCGCTTGAGAGGATCAGCCCCGCGCCAGAGGCGGCACCTGATTTCGCCGCTGCTTCCGCCTTTGTGTGGCACCCCGACCCAGATCGGCTTGAGCCTGTTGGCCGTGTGAACCGCGTGGGGGTGGAATTGTTGGTTGGGGTGGATCGGTCGCGGGACACATTGATCACGAACACCGTCCAGTTTGCATCAGGCTTGCCTGCTAACAACGCCCTGCTTTGGGGCGCACGCGGCATGGGAAAATCCAGCCTTGTCAAAGCAGTGCATGGCGCCGTTCATGCAGACCATCCAAGCTTGAAGATCGTTGAAGTGCAGCGCGAAGACCTGCCAACCATCGGGCGTTGTCTGAACCTTTTGCGTGGCGCAGACGCGCGGTTCATCTTGTTCTGCGATGATCTGTCCTTTGGCCATGATGATGCCCACTACAAGTCATTGAAAGCGGTACTTGATGGTGGCATCGAAGGACGCCCCGAGAATGTCGTTCTTTATGCGACATCCAACCGCCGCCACTTGATGCCGCGTGATATGATCGAGAATGAGCGGTCCACGGCGATTTCCCCGTCAGAGGCCGTGGAAGAGAAAGTGTCTCTGTCAGATCGTTTTGGGCTTTGGCTGGGTTTTCACCCGTGCGATCAGGATGAATACCTTGCGATGATCCGAGGATATTGCGATGCCTATGGGGTCATGATTGATGATGTGACCTTGCGGGCCGAAGCCATTGAATGGCAGGCGACGCGCGGCAGCCGGTCCGGCCGGGTTGCATGGCAGTATTTCACTGATCTGGCGGGCAGGCAGGGTGTGTCATTGGCGTAA
- a CDS encoding peptidoglycan DD-metalloendopeptidase family protein, with product MANGHIPVRRVVMTGVAMVALAACEDFDFDLRDVGNGFDTTSAVQSLPGRPRPDDRGVISYPNYQVVVARRDDTIRGIAIRLGLDANELAEYNGIEPDVILRRDEIIALPSRVTEPSPATGAIGTGPIQPLDVTAVATTALDRADASGTAVTETPIEPVATPAPATPIVRGNEPIRHQVKRGETAFSISRLYNVPVASIAEWNGLDTAFTIREGQFLLVPQGGAAPASATAADVTAPGDGTATPIPPSAALPLLTETPSTPVAAADVPATPDLGTSSAQPASSGARFLMPIQGSIIRAYAPGTNEGIDIGAPAGTDVQAAGSGTVAAVTTDTSGGAIVVIKHSDGLLTVYTQMEALTVDKNESVSRGQTIGKVRANDPSYLHFEVRRGLQSLDPGDFLP from the coding sequence ATGGCGAACGGGCATATCCCAGTAAGGCGCGTAGTGATGACGGGTGTGGCAATGGTCGCCCTCGCGGCATGCGAAGATTTTGATTTCGACTTGCGCGATGTCGGCAATGGGTTTGACACGACCTCTGCGGTACAATCACTGCCAGGACGCCCCCGACCAGATGACCGCGGCGTGATCTCTTATCCCAATTATCAGGTGGTTGTCGCACGTCGCGATGACACCATTCGCGGCATTGCGATCCGCCTTGGTCTCGATGCGAATGAACTGGCCGAATACAATGGCATCGAACCGGATGTCATCCTGCGCCGGGATGAAATCATCGCCCTGCCCTCGCGTGTGACAGAACCCTCGCCTGCGACGGGTGCAATTGGCACCGGACCGATCCAGCCGCTTGACGTGACAGCCGTTGCCACGACAGCACTTGACAGGGCGGATGCTTCCGGCACTGCGGTGACGGAGACGCCAATTGAACCGGTGGCAACCCCTGCCCCTGCAACACCTATTGTGCGTGGCAATGAACCGATCCGCCATCAGGTCAAACGCGGCGAAACCGCGTTCTCGATCTCGCGCCTTTACAACGTCCCTGTCGCCAGTATCGCGGAATGGAACGGGCTTGATACGGCATTCACCATTCGTGAAGGTCAATTCCTGTTGGTACCGCAAGGCGGTGCCGCCCCAGCGTCGGCAACGGCGGCCGATGTGACGGCACCGGGCGATGGTACGGCAACGCCCATCCCGCCCAGTGCCGCACTTCCCTTGCTTACTGAAACTCCATCAACCCCTGTGGCGGCAGCTGACGTACCTGCAACACCTGATCTTGGCACTTCCTCTGCGCAGCCTGCAAGCAGTGGCGCACGCTTCCTGATGCCCATTCAGGGGTCCATCATCCGCGCCTACGCGCCAGGGACCAACGAGGGCATCGATATCGGTGCGCCAGCGGGCACTGATGTGCAGGCTGCGGGCTCTGGCACGGTTGCGGCGGTCACGACAGACACCAGCGGTGGTGCGATTGTCGTGATCAAGCACAGTGACGGGTTGCTAACGGTCTACACTCAGATGGAAGCGCTGACGGTCGACAAGAACGAAAGCGTCTCGCGCGGCCAAACGATTGGTAAAGTACGTGCAAACGACCCCAGCTACCTGCATTTCGAAGTGCGGCGCGGTCTGCAAAGCCTCGATCCGGGTGATTTTTTGCCCTAA
- a CDS encoding protein-L-isoaspartate(D-aspartate) O-methyltransferase, whose translation MTFDAATKMQFLYALRSKGVTDTRVLTAMEQVDRADYVKGTFADRAYEDMPLPIACGQTISQPSVVGLMTQALQINPRDKVLEIGTGSGYQAGILSKLARRVYTVDRYRKLVHTARAVFEANDITNITTFTADGSRGFEEQAPFDRILVTAAAEDPPGPLLAQLRVGGIMVLPVGQSDAVQSLIRVTRTETGFEYDELRAVRFVPLLEGLGQE comes from the coding sequence GTGACGTTTGATGCGGCCACCAAGATGCAGTTTCTTTATGCTTTGCGCAGTAAAGGCGTGACGGACACGCGCGTTCTGACGGCGATGGAACAGGTTGATCGCGCCGACTATGTCAAAGGTACTTTCGCCGACCGTGCCTATGAAGATATGCCATTGCCCATCGCCTGCGGACAGACAATCAGCCAGCCCTCTGTTGTCGGTCTGATGACGCAGGCATTGCAAATCAACCCACGGGATAAGGTGCTCGAAATCGGCACTGGCTCTGGCTATCAAGCCGGTATCCTGAGCAAGCTGGCGCGCCGGGTCTATACTGTTGATCGGTATCGCAAGCTGGTCCATACCGCGCGCGCAGTGTTTGAGGCCAACGACATCACAAACATCACCACATTCACGGCCGACGGTAGCCGGGGTTTCGAAGAACAGGCCCCTTTTGACCGCATCCTGGTGACGGCGGCCGCCGAGGACCCACCCGGCCCGCTACTGGCGCAGCTGCGCGTCGGCGGGATCATGGTGTTACCAGTCGGACAGTCCGATGCCGTGCAAAGTCTGATCCGCGTGACACGCACCGAAACCGGCTTTGAATACGATGAATTACGCGCTGTACGCTTTGTCCCCTTGCTAGAAGGGCTCGGACAAGAGTAA
- the surE gene encoding 5'/3'-nucleotidase SurE, with the protein MRILITNDDGINAPGLRVLTDIAQEIAGPDGEVWTVAPAFEQSGVGHCISYTHPTMIAELGPRRFAAEGSPADCVIAGLYDVLKDNPPDLILSGVNRGNNAAENTLYSGTIGACIEGALQGVRSIALSQFYGPDNANLENPFGAAAVHGAATVRALLNETLWDDADYKVFYNVNFPPAPASAVKGMAATTQGFRLNTRFRAEAQTSPTGRKFLWVRGGPQHEPTAPGTDAAANLDGYISITPMRADLTDYALVDTLKDALK; encoded by the coding sequence ATGCGTATTCTGATCACCAATGACGACGGCATCAACGCCCCCGGTCTGCGCGTCCTGACCGACATAGCGCAAGAGATCGCAGGTCCTGACGGTGAGGTCTGGACCGTCGCCCCAGCCTTTGAACAGTCGGGTGTCGGACACTGCATCAGCTATACCCACCCCACCATGATTGCCGAATTGGGCCCACGCCGATTTGCCGCTGAGGGATCACCGGCGGATTGCGTGATTGCGGGGCTCTATGATGTGCTCAAAGACAATCCGCCGGATCTGATCCTCTCGGGCGTGAACCGGGGCAATAACGCCGCCGAGAATACGCTTTACTCAGGCACGATCGGGGCTTGCATCGAAGGGGCACTGCAGGGTGTGCGATCCATCGCCTTGTCCCAGTTCTATGGCCCTGACAACGCAAACCTCGAAAATCCGTTTGGGGCAGCCGCGGTACATGGTGCGGCTACTGTGCGTGCATTGCTCAATGAAACACTGTGGGATGATGCGGACTATAAGGTGTTCTACAACGTCAACTTCCCGCCCGCCCCGGCATCAGCCGTCAAAGGCATGGCCGCCACGACCCAAGGGTTCCGTTTAAACACAAGGTTCCGCGCCGAAGCGCAAACATCGCCCACCGGGCGCAAGTTTCTATGGGTACGCGGCGGCCCGCAACATGAACCCACGGCGCCGGGCACGGATGCGGCGGCAAACCTTGATGGATATATCTCGATCACGCCGATGCGGGCAGACCTAACCGACTATGCACTGGTCGATACGCTCAAGGACGCACTCAAGTGA
- a CDS encoding SDR family NAD(P)-dependent oxidoreductase has translation MTKTALITGASRGLGAALANALAPTHHIIAVSKTVGALEELDDAIKAAGGQATLAPMDISVDEAMQQLCRGIYDRWGSLDLWLHTAIHTAPLAPAGHIGSKDLAKSMEVNIEATSRLIAYVSPLLGQSGKAVFFDDPRGGDQFFGAYGATKAAQIALARSWAAESAKTGPKVQILTPLPMPTATRARFYPGEDRAALAAPEAEAARLLPMILG, from the coding sequence ATGACAAAGACTGCACTCATCACCGGCGCATCCCGCGGCCTTGGCGCGGCATTGGCCAATGCACTGGCCCCAACCCACCACATCATTGCTGTCAGCAAAACCGTTGGCGCATTGGAAGAGCTGGACGACGCCATCAAAGCGGCTGGCGGGCAAGCCACGCTTGCCCCCATGGACATCAGCGTGGATGAGGCAATGCAGCAATTATGCCGGGGCATTTATGACCGGTGGGGCAGCCTTGATCTGTGGTTGCACACGGCGATCCACACAGCACCCCTTGCACCCGCAGGACACATCGGGTCCAAGGACCTTGCCAAATCCATGGAAGTAAACATTGAGGCCACATCACGCCTGATCGCCTATGTCAGCCCACTACTGGGCCAAAGCGGCAAAGCAGTCTTTTTTGATGATCCACGCGGCGGTGATCAGTTCTTTGGCGCATACGGGGCCACGAAAGCTGCGCAAATCGCTTTGGCCCGCAGCTGGGCCGCAGAAAGTGCTAAAACCGGACCAAAAGTGCAAATCCTGACGCCGCTGCCGATGCCCACGGCCACACGGGCCCGTTTCTACCCTGGGGAAGACCGCGCCGCACTGGCCGCACCTGAAGCGGAAGCGGCACGACTGTTGCCAATGATCCTCGGCTAG